TTTTGGCATATAGGTCTGAATCCTGAGTATACAAATCTAGTTTCTgctgttttaaagaaactgtttgTTTCTTCACCATACCACTTTTCTCATAGCTTTGAGCAGCCTGAAGTTTGAATCCTTACtttgaaggaagaaattaaagTTGAGGCCTGAATGTTACCAGGGGTTTTCAGTTTTGCAGTGAAATACCTATAAGAAAACCTACTGCTAATCTCATCAGAAATGCTAAATAATGGCAGCTTTTCTCGTGTCATTGGAATTTACAGATCCTTGTTGCTCCTTAAAATGGTGCATTACTTCTGTGGTGTGCAACACATTGAAAAGAAGGTTGATTTTTAACAAACAGCAAGTATTCATGAGCATCTTAGTAAAGtgtaattttctcaaattttagGTATCCTGGATTTGTAGTGCCAGCTTTATAACGCATTCCTTCCTGGAGTCTCTCACAGCAATTGGGAGATGCTAAAGAAACTAAACAATTATGGGGAGTGCTTTGAAGTAAAGATAAGTCTTAGTATAGGCTAACCTTGGAGCATCAGACTGACATTTTTCTTGCAACTTGAGTGGCAACTGATATAGTTTGACCTGGAGAGAAGGCAACAGTTCATTTTACTGTGTCACTGCAGTGACACTGTAATAGCAAAAAGGCATTGGTAGCAATTTAGGGAGAAGATCCAGTTCTATAAGGATGTTTTACAGAAGATCTGTCAGTCTTGTCTTTATGACTGAATTAcaccttttttggtttttttaatataaagcatGGAAGTTTAATTTTTGGAAGTTTCTTTTCATTAAGGCAATGGCACTATCGACTTCCCTGAATTTTTAACCATGATGGCCAGAAAAATGAAGGACACAGACAGTGAAGAAGAAATTCGTGAGGCATTCCGAGTCTTTGACAAGGTATTAATAAAAGTACAAATATTCTTTAGAAGCAGTAATGATGTCCATCTTTTCCTCAATGTTTTGTCTCTTCTTGTCCAGAAGGAAAAAGTCCTCTAAAAGCAGAGGAATTGGAAACAGAGCAGGGAGTGTTCTGGAAACAGAGCCAGGACTGTTGCAGGCTGGTGCTCCCTGCTTTACGCAGCAGATCTGTGCTGTAGGCTCATCCATAAGGAACACTTTCTGGCATTTCCTTGGGAGCAAAGAAGAGCAGAACTTGATGCTTTgtggggtgttggttttttttgggggggaaaagggggtggTGGAGGGGTGGGATTTTTCTGTACCTTCTGGCTTGGGAGAGTGGGGAAATGGTTGCACAAGGCGTTACACTTTATGGAAGCTTTTGAACCTAAGATGAGGTTGTTGATATTCAGAGGGACATGAAGTATTGCATGTTCCATTTCCAAGATGTGGATTTTGAGGTTGCTTTTAGGAAAATTTAAGAGCTCAAATCCCATCTTCTTTAACGATACCTGGGCATACATGGTGAAGGCCAATTATTTCTAGAATAGGTTTCTCTCTTTGGATTGCTTGGTTATGATGGATGTTATGAGAGAATTGTGTTGAGTAATGGCTGGTGCAGCTGCTAATCTGATGCACACACGTGTGGGAGAAGATCTTACTACTTTTCCTTTTTATGGGTCTCTAGAAAATTACCTGAAAATGTGCTGGAGGAAATGTTCGATTATTTGGTTAGTATTTCATCTACCCTGTGGGATTATTTCTGCGAACTAGATTTGTACCTAAAGCCACTGAGGTAGCTTGTCTACTGGCAATGGACATAATGAACTGCTGCTCTAAGCTACTGTATTCTTCCTGTATATGGAAGAGGACAATTTCAGAAATGGCTAGGTATGACCTCTTGGTTTGAATATTACTAATGGGAACACTGACTTAGAAGCATCATTTGCTTTTTTTGGCCATGAAGCTTTTCACAACTCCTTATGAATTTAAATACTTCCTTTGAAGGTTTGTTCTATATTTTCTTATCCAAGAAGCCTAACCTGCCCACCTGCAGTCTGGTTGTAAAGGTAGTATTacacagaagagaaagctgaCTGTTCTTGCTGGTGGGGAaattggttggggggggggggggggggggctttctTAGGCAGCAGAGACTAAACAAAAaccattttgtttctgtgtttatttttgaaagctctttaaaagcattaaaaataccTTATCACAGATACAAATCAAGCATGCAGTTATTCTTATGGTACAATAATTGTATAGAAGGATATGGTGGGATGCATGCTTCATAAGGTGATGGCACTAGTACCTAGTGTAGGGTTGGTTATACAGTGTACCAAGTGCTATAAGGCTAGTTCAAAAGCAGTTACTGGAAACCTGGATGTAGCTTCAGTGTTAATCAGTGTCAGGATTGTTCATCATGACCTTATGCAACTGTTTCCTCACAGGATGGCAATGGCTATATCAGTGCAGCAGAACTACGTCACGTTATGACAAACTTAGGAGAAAAGCTAACAGATGAAGAAGTAGATGAAATGATCAGAGAAGCAGACATTGATGGGGATGGGCAAGTCAACTATGAAGGTAAAAAAGATGATTGTCTTGATTAAGAACCATTACTCAGATTGAGTGAAAGCCTGTTGCATAGGTCATTAAGTTCTAGTACATGAGACACCAGTTTTATTTAGTTGTACACTTCTGTGGACAAACTCACATGCAGTGAAAGGGGCACTTTTTTATGCCAGGTGTGTTTAAGAGAGCAGTTGAAGTACTTTGGAAACAATAAATCACAGTGACTTTTTATCTTTTCAGAATTCGTACAGATGATGACTGCAAAGTGAAGAGACCTCCTTtacacctttttttcctctagaagaATCAAATTGAATCTTTTACTTACCTCTtgcaaaaaaaatgttcatttattcATTCTGTTTCTGTATAGCAAAACTGAATGTCAAAATACCTTCTGTCCACAAACTGCATGTAATGGTTGGTGGTCCTGTCCCCAAAAGATAAACATCAGTTTTACAATATAAATAATTGTACtaccttgaaaataaaaaaaaaggaagcacttAGTGAACTCAAAAGTTCCATTTGCTAATGACTATTACACTGTTTGGGCTGGCCAGTTTTTCATGCATGCAGCTTGACAATTGAGCACAGTCAGACATttgtattaaaaggaaaaaacaacctaAAGGATCCACTCTTTTATTCAACAGTGGATTCTAGTTCAATTTGTAGTATAAATTGTCATAGCTGGTTTACTTCAAAATTGGTTTATACCTCAGGATGGTATGCAGCAAAATGGTTGAAGGATGCAAAACTTAGAGAAAATGCCCTAAAGGATGAATGGTTCTCCTGTACGTAGCAGTGTGCTCCAAAAATACGATGATCTTAACTATGGATGGCATGTCTGTGTTAAAATACTGGTTTAACATTGTCTGCATTGCACTATAGTGAAACGGGTGTCGGGCTGTTACCGTtcacaaaatttttaaaagaaaccttcACCAAGGGAGCATCTTTGGACTctcatatttttaaaaccttctgtACCATGACTTGGAGCTGGCGGAGTAGCCTGTGGACTTCAGCACAACTATCAACATTGCTGTTCAAGATATTACAATTTATGTCCATTCCAAGTTGTAAATGCTAgtctttttttccaataaaagaCCATTAACTTAAAGGTGGTGTTAAATGCTTTGTAaagctaaaatatatatataattgcgATAATAAACCAAAAAAGCAGTAGGAGGGAAGTGTTTCTATGAATGACTTGCTGCTAAATTATAATGCACATGTATGCAATAAGTTATCCCCTATCTTTTCAAGATGGCAAGAACTGACCTCCTGTAACCCAAGACCTTTGCTATAAATAAATGAACTTGTGCTTGCCTTTCATATTACGACAATGTTAATTTAGTTGGTCTCAAAGTCGTGTAATGCTGACTCGTCAACTATCAGCACAGAAGCAACACCTCATTTCACTAAAGTGGAGAGCCCTGAGCATGCATGTCAATACTGGGGAAACATGTATAGGTTGCTTATGTTTTTTTGACAGGTTATAGAAGTTAGTTGGAGAATTTAAATAGCATGGTCTTCATAAATATCTATGATTCTTAAACATGCCAAAAATGCATTTCTCTacccacagaaagaaaacaaaaggacatttcttttacaatatgtaaaaaaaaaaaaaaaaaaaaaaacaaaccacaaaccaacaacTACTAAGCCTTTTTGGAAACTGGGGCTGTTATGTCTTGACTTACTTTCTCAAACACTTGCATGAATTTTGTGGGGTGGAGAAGAGGACTAGGGTTAATTTAAAAACCATCTTGTTACTTCTGCTTTGCATGCACTAGCAGTGCTTGGTCATTCCAGGTCTCTCAGTAAGTGTTCTCTGATCCTTCAGCTCCCCCATGAATGAGTGGCAAAGCAGCAGTGTCCACTTGTTCTTTGTTTGAAagaagaatgcttttttttttaatagtagagCCTCCATCTGGAAGGCTTTTATGCTTGGGAGGGAGGGACTACAGCTTAATTACTTGACTGTAAGTTTGTTTCCAAACATAACTGGAGTTGCAAACCTTAATTGCTTAATTGCCTTTGGTATTGGAGAGTATTGATATTATCTCTTGAAAGAGATGCAAGTCTCCATTCATCCTGTCTAACTGAGGTGCCTGTGTTAAGAACTTGGTTGCTTGAAATGCAGCTTTGCTCAGTGGGGGTCAAGAAACAACTCCAGAAGGCAGTTGAGACTATCTGCCTTCAGtgatactgttttttaaaattttatcttttccttGGGGGGTGGGAGGATTTCTGGGTGCCTAGGGACCCAGACACCTTAACCAAGTGCCTAAGAGTTAGATGGGCTGAATGTAGGCAATTGTTTAGATCTCTAGTTGTTGTAAAGGCTTTTTGCTATGGCTGTGTATACTGTCCTAGCAAACTGGCCATGCTGATGGGAATGTCTGACTACGATTTGAAAGTAGTGTCTTGCATGGCAGCTGCAAACTGCTACTTTGGTGGTGCTTGAGAATGGCTGCACTGATTCTGTAGACCAGCTTTTAAAGAGAACGTACTCAAGAGACAGGCAAGGTTGGAGCAATGGTTGCTGCTCTGAATTAATTACTTCTGCCTGAGTGTGCAGAGAGATCTTGTCTAGTAGGTAAATGCTTCTTACCATCTATCTGTCATTCACTCACGGTTGGTAGGGTAGTTCATTTAAGAACAGCTGCTTTTAGCTTATTCAGTGTGCTCTGTGCTTGCTAGCAAAGAGACCTCATTCCTGCAAGAGGTTCTTGGCTTGATTAGAAATTGTCTGGCAGTGTGCAGTGTTGGTATGCCCTGTAACTGAATCTGCCTGGAGGTATCTAATTATTAACTGACTTCAGTACCACATCAACCTCGAGTAAATGTATCCTCTGTACAGGACTTTAGCTCTGTTCCCTTCTGCATAGTGAATACCTAGAGAAATGAAACGGTGTCatcaaggacttttttttttttttttttttttttttttttcctatgagtgtgtgtgtgtgtggctttggCTTTTTCCTAATGTGAAAGTGTGGGCTGGATACACTTGGTGCATGGCTTAGAAACATGGGACTGGAAAGAACTTCCTGGGTCATCAGATCCAGTCCCCTGCTATTGCAGGCAACCGTGTCATATAATCCTTTTAATAAACTGATCAAGCTTAACCACCTGCTTGTAAGTGGCTTGTTTTCATGGAAGTTCTGTAACTCATGTTGCTCTCAACTGATGCAAGTAATATATGAAATATGAAGTTAATCAAAAGGTCCTCCAGCTTAGCTTTAGGTTTATCATTACACTTATTTAACTGACTTTCTCAAACCTGTTATTTGCACAACACTCAGGAAAGTGTTGAATCTTTACACCCCCTTGCTATGAATAAGAGTTGGTgttcttgcttatttttttttaatggaaaagatgGATGTCTGGCTTGTTGAAATTTGTTAGATATGTTAATTGTCAAGGCAAGAAACAACTGAGTTACTTGTATTTGATACATAAATTTAAGGCTAGAGTATACAtaaccatttttaaaatacatcaacTTGCAGTGTAGTTTTATATTTAATACTGAAATTGTACTGCTAAAGTTTAAACTGCTGTTAATCATATTCCTCTTCTGatcataatgaaaaaataaagggtAAGAAAATGCTTAACATAGATTATTCATTATCATGCTTATTTTATTCATAATTCAGGCACTGAAATGTTTCCAGGCATGGggcatttgttttgtttgctggggtggggtggggcaaAGGTGGGGGGTTTACTAATGTGGTAGAAGACTCTTATCCCTCAACCATTTGTCACACTTGTGTGGCTTCAGAAACACAATGCTATCAAAAACTGATCAAGAAATCGCCCTACACCCTGTTGATGCATTAAATGATTGTGTGAGTCTGATCTGTGGGCAGTGTacagtgctgcagctgccagcCTCTGCCCAGGTGAGTGGGGAGGGGGATGAAGCTGCATTTTGGTCCCTACATTGCAGTACGCCTGTGATGTGAATGCAGATCCTTGTTCCCAGGTGTCACCATCTTAAACTAAAAGCACAGTCTTGGGGTTAGAAATAATAAAGCTTGATTTTCCCCTGTCATGAAACTAACTGGAACACTTTTCTGACTGCAATCCAATTagagtttggggtttgtttgtttggtgggcttctctggtttgtttttaaaatttaatgacTAAGTGAAATCTGACAGAAAGGACTGTGGCAGAACCATGGCATGTCATTCTGAGCACAGACATCTAGCTGTCAAGTGAATATAGGCAATGAAGGCTGATGCCATGTTTCTCCTGACTGACATTTAGAAAAGCAAGTTGTATACTTGCAAATAGAGCAGGTGGACCTTTAAAATCAGTAAGACAAACACATATAAAGCTCTGTGGATTTTTATATAACAGCATTGCAATTCCAAAATAttaaaggttggggttttttttaatccagataCAAGATTTTGAAGTATTGGATTAGATAATGAATTGTGTATGGATCTGGCATTCTAAAGATTCCTGATGATATTTGCTACAGAAATTTGTCTGAAGGCCCATGTACTTAAAGGATTTTACATTGTCTAAGAACCCCTATCAGTGAGTATCCTAGGGAAGCATTTGCAATAGTTGATAATTTGTTTTAAGTTTGATATTAATAAATCTGGTTTTGAGCTAAAGTGGCCAAATATCCCAACAAATGGCAAAGCTGCTGGTTAGGTAGACGTTAAGAAAATCTCTTGTAGTCCCATGGATGATTAAGCACAGCTGATATGAGTGCTTGTGTTGCTCTCTGTCCTACTGGTGAAGGTAACCAGGAGCAGAGTAGATCAGACCAGCCTGTCATGTTCTTTTCCCTGTAGCGCTGACAAGGACCCTCttctctgtgcagtgctgctctgcagaggcaagAGCACACTTCAGAGCCCAGCACAACCTTCTTGGCCATCAAACTACTAAACTCCGTGAGAAAAAGAAAGTTGATACAAAAAAAGGTGTATTGCAGCAGGGGGTTAAATTTCTCCCAGATCCCTGTGGAGTCTGAGATGCTTAGTGACACCAGCACCATATAGCCATGTTACAGAAAGGAAGTTGAGACGCAGGTCTCCCAGCATTGCCACCAAAGACCTTAATAAAGAGGTTGCAAGTTGTGCTTTCCAGCATCCCTGTAGGTGCTGGACACAGTTGGTTCTAGCTGGCAATGAGTACCACAGCCATGTGTATGTGGTGACTTCTTGATCTGATCTTTCATAGTAGCTCCGTAGACTGGAAAATCTTGTACAGATCTCCTCTGAAGAGCCACTTTCATTTCAGTTGCCTCAGAAGTCAGCATGtgcagaaatactgaaagaatTATTCATAGTGCAGCCTTTTCCTGGAAAAATCATCTCCTAAGATAATTAATGGTTGAAATACAATATGAAAACTGGACTAATCATCTAAAAATGaatcaaaatgttttctgaaatttttgtttgtttgtttatagaTCTCTAAATGTGATATACTTGAAAAACAGATTCTTAAACAGAAGTCCTACTTGCCCTACCTGTTGCATCACTTAAAATGAACACAATATTTGAATATGAACCAACTGGATCAACTGAGAAATccataaaaatgcattaaatagcATTCCCCATTTTACTAGTTCGCAGTGGGGTTGGCAGTAACAATGCTGACAGCGTAGTAAGTATTCTGAAACAGGATATGGTGAAAGAAATGGGATAGGGTGACAGCAAAAAGAATACCTGACCACGGGACTGCTTTGTAGTCTTGTCTCACAGAGTATTTGTTGCCCATAAAGCTGTAAATATTTGATTGCAAGCTCCCTGGGCATTAAGTTTTTCTAGCAGTGGTGCAGTCAGTCAGTTTGTCCGCTTTTCCTAACCcgcccccaaagccccccccatGCTAACTCTACATATACCTGAAAATATACAATCTGGAAAAGTTAGTGGTAAGCCTGCTGTGGTTCAGAACTTGCCAAACATGCTCTGCTTATTCTGAGCTTTCTTAACAAATATAttgaaaagaataatttcctCCAGACATTCTGATAGGAGGCAAAATACAATCACGATTTTAAATAGGTTTTTACTGAAACTCTTgttaagtaaaatattttaacccAGAATATTTAGCGCCCTAGGAATCTGTGTGCAACATCATCAAAACTAGTTTCTCAAGAATTTTTGACATAAAAtttcatgaatattttctaataacTTCTTTGTTTAGATATTACGAAACTAACAATTCCTATACACATACACCAGATGCCCTGACAATTAGTCAGTATGCATGATGCTGTCCAGTCTATGTAGCTGAACTAAAGAAAAGTAGATTCAATCAGTAAATCAAGTCAATAAGTAAAACATCTTTTCACTAACAAAGAAGATACCTTGCTCTACAGCATAGTTACAAAAGTACAGTTAAAGTGTGAAAATTGCCTTGCTGATTTATTTTCCATCAAATTAATTTGTAGAGGAAGGTAAGTAATTTTCCCACTAGTTcaggttattatttttttctatattaaaaactTGCACgcatggaaaaaaatttcaaagaatgGTCTTAGGGCTACAAAAGGAAGCactcaaatttaaaaaacaactaaGGTTATCCATGAAACTTCAGTTTGGCCTATTGAAAATGTGATTGCAAAACATTATGACACTGTCTTGTCTCATACTGTACTGCCCACAGCATCTTTGCATCACtgtgttaaatatttaattgcaacTTTCTTTTTGAATGCATTATTTCATACCCTAGTCACTATCCACTACCCAGCTCTTGTTCCAAAGAAAGAAGTACTAGGTTCTTCACTTTTTCCTATGGCACTTAAGTATCTGAGTACTTCACAAATACTGCTTTCTTTTTAGGACACAGTGAAGTAAGGACATGCTTTATCCTCACTGAACAGAAGGAGCTGAGGTGTGGTCACTGATGTCCAAAGCCATATTTCTGAGAGCTCAGTCTGAGACATTTGTCAGAATCATAATCATACCTTATGTTGTGGTACAAAGAGACCTTATTGGTAACAGTGTCCTTCGTGTTCAAAAATCAGGCTAAGCCTCTGGGTCAGGCCCTTGTTGAGCGATGTTCTTAGAGTAAGCAACAGCCTGTATACAGCTGAGTCTGAGCAGTTGACCCACCCCATGCAAGGACCCCACGTAAGGACTCCAGGCAGAGACCacaagcatttcttttccagcaCAGCAGTACCTGCGTCATCCAGCAGGTCAGCTTTTCTCTTCTTCCAGCCACTATATCACTCAATACTCATTGCCTAAtttctgcaacagaagaaaagacATCAGCTATGCAGCATTTCTTTCATTGCACCATGCTGATTCATGCCCAGAGCAGCTCCCCTTGTGCCAGGGAAGAGAAGGAGCTGAAATAAACAGGGTGGTTTCACACTAGGAACAGAAAATAGGAGGGGTGGAAGGGAAGCAGCGGAATAAAAGTAGCAAAGAAACTAAATTCTGACACTTCCTAACTTTGAAGCATAACTTTGTGCTTTCACTGCTGTTTCAATCCTGTACTTTACCACTGCAAGAGCGAAAGCAGAACTACACTCCCACTCAGCACAGGGAACTCCATTGTGTCACATCACTGTGACATCCCCGAGTCATCATCTGAGCCACTTCCTTTGGGTTCGGCGTGACCTCTCAAGGTAACAGAGGGATGGCAAGCAAAGCTCTTCCACTTCCTCAGCCAACCCAAAATGGGGAGGGAGCCCTTTGCCCATGGGTTTGCAGAGGAAATGTGGATTTGGGGACTGTGGGAGCCACTCAGGGCTCTCTGCAGGAGGCTGTGCTAGGTCCTAGGCTCTTGCACCCATCCACTGTAACCATGACCTCATACCTCCTGTGCTCTGCTTGTcctgctccctcccttcctctctgttctATTCTCTACCCTTACCAGACCCAGCTTGTGCCTCTCAGACTTTTCTAGGTTTCCTTGTCCCATGGTCCTTGTCCCTTTTTCATCTTCTCTGCTGTCATGGGTTAACCCCAGTGGGCAGCTCAGCCTCACCAGCTGCTAGCTCATTCTCCaatgggatgggagagagaattggaagggtaaaagtgcaAAAACTTGTGGGCTgacataaagacagtttaattaaGAAAGTAAAAGCTATaggtgcaagcaaagcaaaagaaattcaTTCACCACTCCTCTttggcaggtgttcagccatctccggGAcaacagggctccatcacacatagtggttatttgggaagacaaacactgcAACTCCGGATgttccctcttccttcttcttcccccagcttgtcttgctgagcatgacatcttatggtctgggatatccatTTGGTCaactggggtcagctgtcccagctgcgtCCCCTTGTCTGGTTTAAACACCCCTCCTAACTTCTTGTGAatccccagcctacttgctggtggggcagtgtgagaagcagaaaaggccttgatactgtgtaagcactgctcagcaacagctaaaacacccctgtgttatcaacatcgTTTGGGTCACAGATTGAAACTCCAGCACCATAcaagctactaagaagaaaatgaaacctaTCCCAACCCAAACATCAGCCCATCTATTTCTCTCTCTGATCAGGGCTGTCAGTGACACATCTTCTTCTAGATCTCCATTCACACAAGCACCCACCAACTTTTGTCCTAATCTGCTGACTTCTCACCCAGCAACTTTCTCCTCTGTGTTGCCTAAGGCATGAAGATGCTCAAGTCAAGGCACAGAAGAAAGTCTTCCTGTGCTCTGCTCACACCTCAGCTTGTAGACATGGATCTTAGCCTCACTTGGcttgcagcagcagaaagctATGGTTGCAAAAAATAGATACAGAGCAGGTTGCCCTGAGCTTCAAGCTGGAGGTACCTGGTCTGGAGGGAAGTAAGCTGTTGGACATGTGTGTGGATCTGATGGCTCACTGCACTGTCTCACCGCTTTCCTGAAATGGTGCTTTCATCTCAGTGATGAAAGTACTACTTTTGAAAACGTGAAGTGCACTTCCCTCTCCCATATATATGCACAAATACCATCTTGCATTCAAGAAGAgtttttctgtctgcttctccTGAGCAGAATCATATTAGAAGTAAGCAGTCATTTCACCCACCACTGACACCCAGCCATGTTGAGCCTAAAATATGACAGATACTTAAGGGATCATCTTTCCACAAGGGTTGTTCACAGCAGAGATCAATGCATCAAGTTTTGAACTTGGGGCCATAATGTGGTGCAGAATGAGTGTAAGTCCAAGACAGTGAGAAAAAAGGCACCAGGGACAGACTCTCACAAGACACTGGGATCcctcccagccctctcctcccaccaattctcctctccctttctcttcccttctaaCGTCACTCCATCTCTTCTTAGGCTTTATGAGCCAAAATTTACCTGTTCTACAAAGAGCACCTCATTGAACTTAATTCTGTTAATAGGCAGCTTTAGATTAGGAGATCAGTTACTGTTTGCTAAACTACTGCAGGAGTACCCCCACACAAAAAATACAAGTAGGAAGCTCTCATTTGCAGAAGTAtgcctgcagaaaaaaaagtcacataaagTTTGATTGCACTGATATTAAATTATTATGGTAGTTTGAAGTTTTATGAAGCAATAGTTGTAATAATGCCATTGTAGTACTCCGTACTTAGACACATTAGACCTGCTTTCATACAGTAGGTAGTTACTATCTGGGGAAAAATAACCTTCCTTCTCTGATGTGGCAAAAAACTTCTTCATATAAAAGCTATTGCCATTAGTGAATATGtataaatgaaaaagtaaaatctaataaaatatatatagataGGCACTTTTTTTTGCAGACTTTTGCAGTACTTTGCTTACTATGAAATAACGGAATGTAATTTAGTGTTTCTCGTTTTAACAGTATAGGGAAGAATTCAGATTCTTATGAATGATTAATGTCCATCACACACAAGTGACTTCACAC
Above is a genomic segment from Athene noctua chromosome 6, bAthNoc1.hap1.1, whole genome shotgun sequence containing:
- the CALM1 gene encoding calmodulin-1, with the protein product MADQLTEEQIAEFKEAFSLFDKDGDGTITTKELGTVMRSLGQNPTEAELQDMINEVDADGNGTIDFPEFLTMMARKMKDTDSEEEIREAFRVFDKDGNGYISAAELRHVMTNLGEKLTDEEVDEMIREADIDGDGQVNYEEFVQMMTAK